In the genome of Photobacterium sp. TLY01, one region contains:
- the tolC gene encoding outer membrane channel protein TolC encodes MKKLLPLYLGLALGSLSPFAMADDLADIYEQAKQNDPQLLRAAADKDTAFEAINSSRSTLLPQINLTAGLQATRLDYDDEGFTGGLSLSQSLYNRASWVNLDISEKQARQSDASYAVAQQNLILRVSTAYFSVLRAMDDLEFVRAEKAAVGRQLEQTKQRFEVGLSAITDVHDAQAQYDSVLADEILKENALTNSYEELREITGQAHQDLSVLDTQRFSASSPNNTVRTLLESAENENLTLLSARIAQDVARDRIALAESGHLPTLSFDAGYSYNDMQQGQSSDEGTISAGINLNLPVYTGGRVTSEVKQAQYAYVSSSETLEETYRGVVKNVRAFYNNINASIGALKAYQQSVISARSALEATEAGFDVGTRTIVDVLDATRRLYDANRQLATARYDYIISQLQLKQAVGSLNEQDILDVNTGLIPAKK; translated from the coding sequence ATGAAAAAATTGCTTCCGCTTTATCTAGGCTTAGCACTGGGTAGCCTCAGCCCATTTGCCATGGCTGACGATCTTGCCGATATCTATGAACAAGCCAAACAGAACGACCCTCAGCTGCTACGGGCCGCGGCTGATAAAGATACCGCTTTCGAAGCGATTAATTCATCCCGCAGTACACTATTGCCTCAAATCAATCTGACTGCCGGATTGCAGGCCACCCGCCTGGACTATGATGATGAAGGTTTTACCGGTGGCCTGAGCCTGAGCCAGTCGCTGTATAACCGCGCCAGCTGGGTCAACCTGGATATCAGCGAGAAACAAGCCCGCCAAAGCGATGCCAGCTATGCCGTCGCTCAACAAAACCTGATTTTGCGGGTATCCACCGCCTATTTCTCGGTATTACGTGCGATGGACGACCTGGAATTCGTTCGCGCCGAAAAAGCCGCCGTTGGCCGCCAGCTGGAACAGACCAAACAGCGTTTTGAAGTTGGCTTGTCTGCCATCACTGACGTGCATGATGCACAGGCACAGTATGACAGCGTTCTGGCTGATGAAATCCTGAAAGAAAACGCCCTGACCAACAGCTATGAAGAACTGCGTGAAATCACAGGTCAGGCCCATCAGGACCTGTCTGTCCTCGATACCCAACGCTTCTCTGCCAGCAGCCCGAACAATACCGTTCGTACCTTGCTTGAAAGCGCAGAAAACGAAAACCTGACACTGCTGAGTGCCCGGATTGCCCAGGACGTTGCCCGCGACCGGATTGCACTGGCTGAATCAGGGCATTTGCCGACCCTGAGCTTTGATGCCGGCTACAGTTACAACGACATGCAGCAAGGACAAAGCAGCGATGAAGGTACCATTTCTGCAGGGATTAACCTGAATCTGCCGGTTTACACGGGTGGTCGGGTAACCTCTGAAGTGAAACAGGCCCAATACGCTTACGTCTCCTCCAGTGAGACCCTGGAAGAAACCTACCGCGGCGTCGTCAAAAATGTGCGGGCTTTCTATAACAACATCAACGCATCGATCGGCGCGTTGAAAGCTTACCAGCAGTCGGTGATTTCTGCCCGTTCAGCCCTGGAAGCCACCGAAGCCGGTTTTGATGTCGGTACCCGGACGATTGTGGACGTGCTGGACGCCACCCGCCGTTTGTATGATGCCAACCGTCAGCTGGCCACAGCCCGCTACGATTACATCATCAGCCAGCTGCAGCTCAAGCAGGCTGTCGGCTCGCTCAACGAACAGGACATTCTGGATGTCAACACAGGCCTGATTCCGGCCAAAAAATAA
- the hldE gene encoding bifunctional D-glycero-beta-D-manno-heptose-7-phosphate kinase/D-glycero-beta-D-manno-heptose 1-phosphate adenylyltransferase HldE codes for MKLTLPDYDQASVLVVGDVMLDRYWTGPTGRISPEAPVPVVKVDQIEERPGGAANVAMNIAALGGHARLVGLTGIDDAARALNEKLSSLKVRCDFVSLPDYPTITKLRVMSRGQQLIRLDFEEGFHDVDADLILPRLEQALPNVKAMILSDYAKGALEHVRAMIELGRRAGVAVLIDPKGTDFERYRGATMLTPNLTEFEAVAGKAKTDEELVEKGLALIEQFELDALLVTRSEHGMTLLQKGQEPLHMPTQAKEVYDVTGAGDTVISVLAASLSAGKSLSDACKLANAAAGVVVGKLGTSTLSTIELTNAVHGSQDSGFGVMTESQLKQAVLAAKARGEKVVMTNGCFDILHAGHVAYLTEAAKLGDRLIVAVNSDSSVRGLKGPGRPVNPEDRRMAVLAGLGAVDWVVPFAEETPQRLISEILPDLLVKGGDYKPEQIAGGQEVIANGGEVRVLNFEDGCSTTEIIEAIRGGKG; via the coding sequence ATGAAACTGACACTGCCTGATTATGACCAAGCCAGTGTGCTGGTTGTGGGTGATGTAATGCTGGATCGCTACTGGACTGGCCCGACAGGACGGATTTCCCCGGAAGCGCCGGTACCTGTTGTGAAAGTGGATCAGATAGAAGAGCGTCCCGGCGGTGCAGCCAACGTGGCCATGAACATTGCCGCTCTGGGCGGCCACGCCCGTCTGGTGGGTCTGACCGGCATTGATGACGCTGCGCGGGCGCTCAATGAGAAGCTGTCATCACTCAAAGTGCGTTGTGATTTTGTTTCCCTGCCGGATTATCCGACCATCACCAAACTGCGTGTGATGAGCCGCGGGCAGCAGCTGATCCGTCTGGATTTCGAAGAAGGTTTCCATGATGTGGATGCCGACCTGATTCTGCCACGGCTGGAACAGGCGTTGCCGAATGTGAAGGCAATGATCCTGTCTGACTATGCCAAAGGGGCGCTGGAACATGTCCGCGCGATGATCGAACTGGGACGCCGTGCCGGCGTTGCCGTGCTGATCGATCCGAAAGGGACAGATTTCGAGCGTTATCGCGGCGCGACAATGCTGACTCCCAACCTGACTGAATTCGAAGCGGTTGCCGGGAAAGCGAAAACTGATGAAGAGCTGGTGGAAAAAGGTCTGGCGTTGATCGAGCAGTTTGAGCTGGACGCCTTGCTGGTGACGCGAAGCGAGCATGGGATGACCTTGCTGCAAAAAGGTCAGGAGCCGCTGCACATGCCCACACAGGCCAAAGAAGTTTACGACGTCACCGGTGCCGGTGATACCGTGATTTCGGTACTGGCCGCTTCGCTGTCGGCCGGAAAGTCTTTGTCTGATGCCTGCAAGCTGGCCAATGCCGCAGCTGGTGTGGTGGTCGGCAAGCTGGGCACGTCCACGCTCTCGACCATAGAGCTGACCAATGCCGTGCATGGCAGCCAGGACAGTGGGTTTGGCGTGATGACCGAAAGCCAGCTCAAACAAGCAGTTCTGGCAGCCAAAGCGCGCGGCGAAAAAGTGGTGATGACCAATGGCTGCTTTGACATTCTGCATGCCGGGCATGTGGCCTATCTGACGGAAGCGGCAAAACTGGGCGATCGCCTGATTGTGGCCGTGAACTCCGACAGTTCCGTGCGTGGCCTGAAGGGGCCGGGTCGTCCGGTCAATCCGGAAGATCGCCGTATGGCGGTTCTGGCCGGACTGGGTGCAGTGGATTGGGTGGTTCCTTTTGCTGAAGAGACGCCTCAGCGGCTGATCAGCGAAATTCTGCCGGATTTACTGGTGAAAGGCGGTGACTACAAGCCAGAGCAGATTGCCGGCGGCCAGGAAGTGATTGCCAATGGCGGTGAAGTGCGTGTGCTGAACTTTGAAGACGGCTGTTCCACGACAGAAATCATTGAAGCCATTCGCGGTGGCAAAGGCTGA
- the glnE gene encoding bifunctional [glutamate--ammonia ligase]-adenylyl-L-tyrosine phosphorylase/[glutamate--ammonia-ligase] adenylyltransferase: protein MTHALLQHAAERALEKLQQAHPDVVAQWPSDRKEDLKAVLGLSDFIQSALVQDGSLLPWLSQTLSAGERAGQYRSELRQILSSVVEETVLLRELRAFRRREMVWIAWRDFTGLATLSQSLSHLSCLAEALIMEAYHWLYAQCCQEYGTPVNGEGEAQPMLILGMGKLGGGELNFSSDIDLIFTYPENGDTQGGRRSIANAQFFTRLGQRLIKALDQQTVDGFCYRVDMRLRPFGDSGPLVMSYAALEDYYQEQGREWERYAMIKAKVMGDESAGHYQALRQMLRPFVFRRYIDFSAIQSLRRMKSMISSEVRRRGLTNNIKLGPGGIREVEFIAQSFQLIRGGREPSLRHRGLRETLDAVNALGLLPAAQVQHLELGYAFLRRLENLLQAINDKQTQTLPDTELDRIRLATAMGYPDWDGLQRQIQQHMADIHQVFEDIIGTDEEDSQDVAAQPYHEMWTLIEDEELVTAILSDVAAPDAARQAEVLSHMKAELAKRTIGPRGREVLARLMPEVLVRIVTREDAPVVLERVSRLIVRIATRTTYLELLSEHPGALDHLVRLCAASSMVAEQLAQYPILLDELLDPQHLYNPVPLDQYQPELQEYLARIPEEDMEQQMEAIRQFKQAQLLRIAAADIADVLPLMKVSDHLTYLAEAIISAVVKQAWLQMVAKYGEPSHLAERNSTGFGVIGYGKLGGLELGYGSDLDLVFLHDCPPEVYTNGDKAIDGRQFYLRLTQRIVHLFSTRTSSGVLYEVDVRLRPSGASGLLVSPLDAFAAYQAQEAWTWEHQALVRARMVYGDPVLRAGFDQVRADILSRPRDAGALRQEVMDMREKMRQHLGTKKPGQFGLKQDPGGITDIEFITQYLVLRHCADQPALTRWSDNIRLFETMAAKGVLDEAQAMALIQAYCTLRDDIHRLNLLGHDAYVDDSQFTAERQLVQQLWQSIFRPESDPASEC from the coding sequence ATGACACACGCACTCTTGCAACACGCTGCTGAACGGGCTCTGGAAAAGCTGCAGCAAGCGCATCCGGATGTGGTGGCCCAGTGGCCATCGGACAGGAAAGAGGACCTGAAGGCCGTGCTCGGTCTCAGTGATTTCATCCAGAGCGCTCTGGTGCAGGATGGCAGCTTGCTACCCTGGCTGAGCCAAACCCTGTCTGCAGGGGAGCGTGCCGGACAATACCGTTCTGAGCTCAGGCAGATCTTGTCATCGGTCGTGGAGGAGACTGTGTTGCTCCGGGAGTTGCGTGCTTTTCGTCGTCGTGAAATGGTGTGGATTGCCTGGCGCGACTTTACCGGCCTCGCCACATTGAGCCAAAGCCTGTCACATCTGTCCTGCCTTGCTGAAGCCCTGATCATGGAAGCCTATCACTGGCTGTACGCGCAGTGTTGCCAGGAATATGGCACGCCAGTGAATGGCGAGGGCGAAGCTCAGCCAATGCTGATTCTGGGCATGGGCAAACTGGGGGGCGGTGAGCTGAACTTCTCGTCAGATATCGATCTGATTTTTACCTATCCGGAAAACGGCGACACCCAGGGCGGACGGCGCAGCATTGCCAACGCCCAGTTTTTCACCCGTCTGGGACAGAGATTGATCAAGGCGCTGGATCAACAGACAGTCGATGGCTTTTGCTATCGGGTCGATATGCGCCTGCGCCCGTTTGGCGACAGTGGCCCCTTGGTCATGAGTTATGCGGCGCTGGAAGATTATTATCAGGAGCAGGGCCGGGAGTGGGAACGCTACGCCATGATCAAAGCCAAAGTCATGGGTGATGAAAGCGCCGGCCATTATCAGGCTCTGCGTCAGATGCTGCGTCCTTTTGTCTTCCGTCGCTATATTGATTTCAGTGCCATACAGTCACTGCGCCGGATGAAATCCATGATCAGTTCAGAGGTTCGCCGTCGCGGTCTGACCAACAACATTAAACTCGGCCCCGGCGGGATCCGCGAAGTTGAATTTATTGCCCAGTCTTTTCAGCTGATCCGTGGCGGGCGAGAACCCAGCCTGCGTCATCGCGGCCTGCGGGAAACGCTGGATGCCGTTAACGCCCTGGGATTATTGCCGGCCGCACAGGTGCAGCATCTGGAGCTGGGGTATGCCTTTTTGCGCCGCCTGGAAAACCTGTTGCAGGCCATCAATGATAAACAGACGCAGACCCTGCCGGATACCGAACTGGACAGAATACGGCTCGCCACCGCGATGGGATATCCGGACTGGGACGGGCTGCAACGGCAGATCCAGCAGCATATGGCCGATATTCATCAGGTGTTCGAAGACATCATCGGGACAGATGAGGAAGACAGTCAGGACGTTGCGGCGCAGCCTTATCATGAGATGTGGACCCTGATTGAGGACGAAGAGCTGGTGACCGCTATTTTAAGTGATGTTGCCGCCCCGGATGCTGCCCGTCAGGCCGAAGTGCTGAGCCATATGAAAGCAGAACTGGCCAAGCGCACCATCGGGCCGAGAGGCCGTGAAGTTCTGGCCCGTCTGATGCCGGAAGTGCTGGTGCGGATTGTCACCCGTGAAGATGCACCTGTGGTACTGGAGCGGGTCTCCCGCCTGATTGTGCGCATCGCCACCCGGACAACCTATCTGGAACTGCTGAGTGAACATCCCGGCGCGCTGGATCATCTGGTCAGGCTCTGTGCGGCCAGCTCTATGGTGGCAGAGCAGTTGGCTCAGTATCCCATTTTGCTCGATGAGCTGCTCGACCCGCAGCACCTGTACAATCCCGTGCCTTTGGATCAGTATCAGCCTGAGCTGCAAGAGTACCTGGCGCGCATTCCGGAAGAGGACATGGAGCAGCAGATGGAAGCCATCCGCCAGTTTAAGCAGGCGCAGTTATTGCGTATTGCAGCGGCGGACATCGCGGATGTGCTGCCGCTGATGAAAGTCAGCGATCACCTGACCTATCTGGCAGAAGCGATCATCAGTGCTGTGGTCAAGCAGGCCTGGTTACAGATGGTGGCCAAGTACGGCGAGCCGTCACATCTGGCAGAGCGCAACAGCACCGGGTTCGGTGTCATCGGTTACGGCAAGCTGGGCGGGCTGGAGTTGGGCTATGGTTCCGATCTGGATCTGGTCTTTCTGCATGACTGCCCGCCAGAGGTGTACACCAATGGCGATAAAGCCATTGACGGCCGCCAGTTCTACCTGCGGCTGACGCAGCGAATCGTCCATTTATTTTCTACCCGTACTTCATCCGGTGTGTTGTATGAAGTTGATGTGCGTTTGCGTCCGTCTGGCGCCTCAGGGCTGCTGGTCAGTCCGCTGGATGCCTTTGCGGCCTATCAGGCGCAGGAAGCCTGGACCTGGGAGCATCAGGCACTGGTCAGGGCGCGTATGGTGTATGGCGATCCGGTCCTCAGAGCGGGATTTGATCAGGTCCGGGCCGACATACTGTCCCGTCCGCGTGACGCCGGCGCGTTGCGTCAGGAAGTCATGGACATGCGCGAAAAAATGCGTCAGCACCTCGGCACGAAAAAACCGGGGCAGTTTGGCCTGAAACAGGATCCCGGCGGTATTACAGACATTGAATTTATCACTCAGTATCTGGTGTTGCGCCATTGTGCCGATCAGCCGGCACTCACCCGCTGGTCTGATAATATCCGTTTGTTTGAAACCATGGCAGCTAAAGGAGTATTGGATGAGGCGCAGGCGATGGCGCTGATTCAGGCCTATTGCACGTTGCGAGATGACATTCACCGCCTCAACTTGCTCGGCCATGATGCTTATGTCGATGACAGCCAGTTTACGGCAGAGCGACAGCTGGTGCAGCAACTGTGGCAAAGTATTTTTCGGCCTGAATCTGACCCGGCGTCCGAGTGTTAA
- a CDS encoding methyl-accepting chemotaxis protein, translating into MADMAFKPWEKGLSNIRLVPKLIALMVFSTVLLVGKQLWDASIFYQSVIDIQKEQVKGQAQQQAAILTRLLSQGEQGQAMALAAVQAQKSTGGAFVYLVNSESGQVLGHPDAGQLKALSRTGPDGQPLGAVLSQLSSERALTLDGGKRFEYAVPLAGLGSWLVVASQSADDADSYYSAYMVQIAWQTALMILAFMVLLLGAASLMLRQTGYLADAIKRLANRDLSQPIVMNCQDEYGDLARELERTRIQLREVIQNQRTASGELHELADVMSMSMQETKESAQEEFHEIDQLASAMSEMTSTVQTVAEHAREASGATEGTARQAHQGQEFVVKTIATIDQLSTDIRASADAVAQVESRVEKIGSVIVTIQGISEQTNLLALNAAIEAARAGDAGRGFAVVADEVRNLAQRTQVATVEIQDMIGQLQDSAQQAVGLMEQSVVEAAEGVDLVTSAGGELDKIVTQVQRINDMNFQIATASEQQSAVAEEMNQNLNNVRELVEASVVVVTELTETADTMKGHSADLEQKIQAFRI; encoded by the coding sequence ATGGCTGACATGGCTTTCAAACCCTGGGAAAAAGGGCTGAGTAATATCCGGCTGGTTCCCAAACTCATCGCACTCATGGTATTCAGCACTGTCTTACTGGTGGGAAAACAATTGTGGGACGCCAGTATTTTCTATCAGTCGGTGATTGATATTCAGAAAGAGCAGGTCAAAGGGCAGGCGCAGCAACAGGCGGCGATACTGACTCGTCTCTTGTCACAGGGTGAGCAGGGACAAGCGATGGCTCTGGCTGCCGTTCAGGCTCAGAAAAGTACGGGCGGCGCTTTTGTCTATCTGGTGAATAGCGAAAGTGGTCAGGTACTGGGGCATCCGGATGCCGGGCAGCTCAAGGCGCTGAGCCGTACCGGCCCGGACGGCCAGCCGCTTGGGGCTGTGTTGTCTCAGTTAAGCAGTGAGCGCGCACTGACTCTGGACGGCGGGAAACGCTTCGAGTACGCCGTGCCTCTGGCGGGGCTGGGGAGCTGGCTCGTAGTTGCTTCGCAGTCTGCCGATGATGCGGACAGTTATTACAGTGCCTACATGGTTCAGATAGCCTGGCAGACAGCCCTGATGATCCTGGCTTTTATGGTCTTGCTGTTAGGCGCTGCCAGCCTGATGCTACGTCAGACCGGCTATCTGGCCGATGCGATCAAGCGCCTGGCTAACCGCGATCTTTCTCAGCCGATCGTGATGAACTGTCAGGATGAATACGGCGATCTGGCCCGCGAACTGGAACGGACCCGTATCCAGCTCAGAGAAGTGATTCAGAATCAGCGCACGGCTTCGGGAGAGCTGCATGAGCTGGCGGATGTGATGTCCATGAGCATGCAGGAAACCAAAGAGTCGGCGCAGGAAGAATTCCACGAGATTGACCAACTGGCTTCGGCCATGAGCGAAATGACCTCAACCGTCCAAACCGTGGCTGAGCATGCCCGTGAAGCCTCCGGCGCCACAGAAGGGACGGCCAGACAGGCGCATCAGGGCCAGGAATTTGTGGTGAAAACGATCGCCACCATTGATCAGTTATCAACGGATATCCGCGCTTCAGCGGACGCTGTTGCTCAGGTCGAAAGCCGGGTTGAGAAAATTGGCAGCGTGATTGTGACGATTCAGGGTATTTCCGAGCAGACGAACCTGCTGGCTTTGAATGCTGCCATTGAAGCGGCACGGGCCGGTGATGCCGGGCGAGGCTTTGCTGTGGTGGCCGATGAAGTGCGTAATCTGGCACAGCGCACCCAAGTGGCCACAGTCGAAATTCAGGACATGATTGGCCAGTTGCAGGACAGTGCCCAGCAAGCGGTTGGCCTGATGGAGCAAAGTGTGGTTGAGGCGGCTGAAGGGGTCGATCTGGTGACCAGCGCCGGCGGAGAACTGGATAAAATCGTTACCCAGGTCCAGCGCATCAATGACATGAACTTCCAGATTGCCACAGCGTCGGAACAGCAAAGCGCGGTGGCGGAAGAGATGAACCAAAATCTGAATAATGTCAGAGAGCTGGTGGAAGCTTCTGTGGTGGTTGTGACTGAGCTGACAGAAACAGCGGACACCATGAAAGGCCATTCCGCCGATCTGGAGCAGAAAATTCAGGCTTTTCGCATCTGA